AAGAAAAAAAAGAAGTCGGACAAGTCGTGAACCACGGAATGAGCTGCCATGAAGCTTAATGAGAGCATTCGGAATATTAACAAAATCCCTGAGTTAAGGCAGCGGATCCTCTATACCCTCCTGCTACTGTTTGTGTACAGGCTGGGATCGCATATCACCATTCCGGGGGTTGACGCCGCAGCAATTGCGAGTGCGACCACGTCACACTCCAATGACCTTTTCGGTCTGTTTGACCTGTTTGTCGGAGGCGCGTTTGCACGCGCCTCGATCTTTTCGCTCGGTATCATGCCGTACATTTCGGCATCGATCATCATTCAGCTTCTTGGAGCGGTGACGCCGTTCGTGCAGAAGTTGCAGCAGGAGGGCGAAGAGGGACGACAGAAAATCAATCAATATACCCGTTACGGTACGGTTCTTTTGGCGTTTCTCCAGGCATGGGGCGTCAGCGTCAACCTGTCGAGCCCTTCATCGTTCGGCAAGGTGGTTGTTCCCGATCCGAGCATTTTCTTTACCATCACGGCCATCGTTATTCTGACCGCCAGCACTGTGTTCATCATGTGGCTTGGTGAGCTGATTACCGAGCGTGGCATTGGTAACGGTATTTCGCTGATCATCATGATCGGTATCCTTGCCAGGTTCCCGCAGTCGCTTGTGGCTGAAATTCAGTCTGTTTCGTTTGGCAGCAAGAACTGGATTGTCGAGATCGTTATCATGGGGCTCATGGCGGCAATCGTAGCGATCGTGGTGTTGCTGACCGTAGCGACGAGAAGAATTCCGGTACAGCACGCCAAGCGCGTCGTTGGCCGCAAGGTTTACGGTGGCGGCACGCAGTACATTCCGATGAAGGTCAATACGGCCGGTGTTATGCCGATCATCTTCGCGCAGTCGATCATGTTCCTGCCGAGCACCTTCCTGTCGTTCTTCCCCGAAAGTGAGGCCATGCAGAAGATCGCTTCGGCATTTGCCTACGATTCGTGGTGGTACGCCATTATCTTTGGTCTCATGATCGTGTTCTTCACCTACTTCTATACGGCTATCGCGTTCAATCCGAAAGAGGTTGCTGATACCATGCGTCGTCAGGGGGGATTCATTCCCGGTGTTCGCCCCGGTAAGAGTACCGAAGAGTTTATCGACAATATCCTTACCCGAATCACGCTGCCTGGCGCTATCGCTTTGGCTGTGATTGCTGTGTTGCCAACCTTTCTGACCAAGTTCGGAAACGTGACGCCCGGTTTCGCCCAGTTTTTCGGTGGCACCAGCTTGCTCATTATTGTCAGCGTCGGCCTCGACACGCTTCAGCAGGTCGAAAGCCATCTGATGATGCGCCACTACGACGGGTTCATGAAGACCGCGAAGGCTCGGGGGCGTCGATGATCACCATCAAAAGCGAGCGTGAAATCGGGTTGATGCGCGAGGCTGGCGAAATCGTCGGTCGCGTTCTCGACATGCTCGAAGAGGAAATTGCTCCAGGTATGACGACCAAGCGGCTCGACGAGCTTGCCGAGCAGTTCATTCGCGATCATCAGGCCGTGCCGAGTTTTCTGAATTACGCGCCGAAAGGCGAGCCCAATGTGACGCCTTACCCGGCCACCCTGTGCGTCTCGATCAATGAAGAGGTTGTGCATGGCGTGCCGAGCGACAAGCGTGTGATTCAGGAAGGTGAGATCGTTTCGGTCGATTGCGGAGCTTACAAAAGCGGTTACCACGGCGATTCTGCCCGAACGTTTGTGGTTGGAGAGATCGCCCCCGAGGTTCAGCAGCTTGTCGATGTGACGCGCGAATGCCTCTATCGCGGTATTGAGCAGGCCGTTGCAGGCAACCGTCTGCACGACATTTCGGCGGCCATCGAGAAGCATGCGCGCTCGTTCAATTACAGTGTGATCGAGAACATGGTCGGCCATGGAATCGGCAGCGAACTGCATGAGGACCCTGCCGTTCCGAATTATGGACGGCCGCATACCGGTGTGAAGTTGCGCAAGGGAATGACGCTGGCCATCGAGCCGATGATTGCCCTTGGCCGCTCTCGACGTGCGGTCAGTAAACGAGGCGCCTGGGTTGCTGTAACCGAAGACGGCAAGCCGTCAGCCCATTTCGAGCACACCATCGCCATCGGTGACGGCCCTGCCGAAATTCTGACCCGGTAAGCAACAGAGAGCACTATTTATAACGAACTGAAGAAAAGCGGAGAGAGACAGTGGCCAAGGAAGAATCAATTGAGGTAGAAGGCGAAATTCTGGAAGCGCTTCCGAACGCGCAGTTCAGGGTCAAGCTCGAAAACGGTCTCGAAGTGCTTGCGCACGTTTCGGGAAAGATCCGGATGCACTACATCCGGATTCTGCCCGGTGACAAGGTGAAGGTTCAGATTTCGCCTTACGACCTGAGCAAAGGTAGAATTACCTACCGTTATAAATAAAAAAGAAAATATTTGGCCTTCATCCGGTTGATTGTTTGGTGTGTTTTGATTACATTACATGCCTTTTCATATTTTGGACAGACCGGACAATTATACATGTGGGGTTTACCATGAAAGTTTATTCGTCTATCAAAAAACGTTGCGAGCACTGCAGGATTATCAAGCGCAAAGGAAAACGGTATGTGATCTGCAAGGTGAATCCAAGCCATAAGCAGCGCCAAGGGTGATCTTCAGGAACAATCAACAGATTTGAGAAAAACATATGAGGTTAGCTGGGGTTAATTTGCCATTGAACAAACATGCGGTCATCGCGTTGACCTATGTTTATGGCATCGGGAACACATCCGCCAAAAACATACTCGCAAAAGCCGGAGTCGCTCCTGACAAGAAAATTTCAGAGCTGAGCGATGAAGAGGCTCACGCTATCAGGGAAATCATCGGCAACGAATACACGGTCGAGGGTGAGGCACGTGCTGAACAGCAGCTTTCCATCAAGCGCCTCATGGATATCGGATGCTATCGTGGTCTTCGTCACAGGCGTTCCCTGCCGGCTCGTGGTCAGCGTACCCGCACCAATGCGAGAACCAGGAAAGGCAAGCGCAAGACGGTTGCAGGCAAGAAGAAGGCCGGCAAGAAGTAACGAGCGGAGCAATCAAGCAACAAGAGAGATAAAATACCGACAGACTCATGGCAACAGCGAGCAGGAAAAAAAAGAAAGTCAAGGTTACCCCGGAAGGTACCGTCCATATCAAGGCATCGTTCAACAACATCATGGTGACCATCACCGATACGCTCGGTAATACGGTTTCCTGGTCGAGCGCAGGCAAAAATGGCTTCAGGGGCTCCAAGAAAAATACCCCGTATGCATCGCAGGTGACTTCCGAGGCGGCAGCCAAAGAGGCCTACGATCTTGGTATGCGTTATGTTGACGTGCTTATCAAAGGACCTGGTTCCGGTCGTGATGCTGCCATCAGGGCGCTTCAGGGAGTCGGTCTGGAGGTGCGCTCCATTCGCGATATTACGCCGCTTCCGCATAACGGTTGCAGGCCTCCCAAGCGCAGAAGGGTCTGATGGTTATAATTAAGAATTTTCAATGAAGCAATTGCTATGGCACGATTCAGAGGCTCAATTACCAAGGTTTCACGCAGGCTGGGAATAGCTCTTTCTCCCAAGGCTGAAAAATATCTCGAAAGACGCCCGTACGCTCCGGGTGAGCACGGCCAGTCCCGCAGGGGCAAGGTGTCGGAATATGCGCTGCAGCTCAGAGAAAAGCAGAAGATGAAATATCTTTATGGTGTTCTCGAAAAGCAGTTCAGGATTTACTACAAGAAGGCTGTCGCCCAGCGCGGCGTTACCGGTGACAACCTGGTGAAGATGCTCGAACGCCGTTTCGACAACGTGGTCTATCGCTGCGGTTTCTCGCCGTCTCGCGCCGGTGCCCGTCAGCTTGTTACGCACGGTCACATGCTGGTCAACGGCAAGAAGGTCAACATTCCTTCATTCCTGGTATCACCTGGCGATCAGATCGAGTTCAGGCAGAAGAGCCGCAATCTCGATGCCGTAGCCGATTCGCTCAACAAGGCTGCCGAGTCAAGGATTCCCGAGTGGATCCAGGTTGACAAAGCGAACCGCAAAGCGGTGTTCCTGGCTATTCCTGAGCGCGAAGCCGTACAGGAACCGTTCAATGAACAGCTTGTCGTCGAGTTGTACTCCAAGTGATCTTTTTGAATTCCTAAGGAAGCAAGACTATGATATATCAGATGCAGATGCCTGCAAAGATCGATGTGGACGAAGCGACCCACACCGGCAGCTTCGGGCGATTCATAGCCCAGCCGCTGGAGAGGGGATACGGAGTTACGCTGGGCAATGCCATGAGAAGGGTTCTGCTTGCCTCTCTTCCCGGAACAGCAATCACCGGGATCAAGATCGATGGTGTGTTTCACGAGTTTTCAACGATCGACGGCGTTCGCGAGGA
This portion of the Chlorobaculum parvum NCIB 8327 genome encodes:
- the infA gene encoding translation initiation factor IF-1, giving the protein MAKEESIEVEGEILEALPNAQFRVKLENGLEVLAHVSGKIRMHYIRILPGDKVKVQISPYDLSKGRITYRYK
- the map gene encoding type I methionyl aminopeptidase; translation: MITIKSEREIGLMREAGEIVGRVLDMLEEEIAPGMTTKRLDELAEQFIRDHQAVPSFLNYAPKGEPNVTPYPATLCVSINEEVVHGVPSDKRVIQEGEIVSVDCGAYKSGYHGDSARTFVVGEIAPEVQQLVDVTRECLYRGIEQAVAGNRLHDISAAIEKHARSFNYSVIENMVGHGIGSELHEDPAVPNYGRPHTGVKLRKGMTLAIEPMIALGRSRRAVSKRGAWVAVTEDGKPSAHFEHTIAIGDGPAEILTR
- the rpsM gene encoding 30S ribosomal protein S13, with product MRLAGVNLPLNKHAVIALTYVYGIGNTSAKNILAKAGVAPDKKISELSDEEAHAIREIIGNEYTVEGEARAEQQLSIKRLMDIGCYRGLRHRRSLPARGQRTRTNARTRKGKRKTVAGKKKAGKK
- the rpmJ gene encoding 50S ribosomal protein L36, producing MKVYSSIKKRCEHCRIIKRKGKRYVICKVNPSHKQRQG
- the rpsK gene encoding 30S ribosomal protein S11 — encoded protein: MATASRKKKKVKVTPEGTVHIKASFNNIMVTITDTLGNTVSWSSAGKNGFRGSKKNTPYASQVTSEAAAKEAYDLGMRYVDVLIKGPGSGRDAAIRALQGVGLEVRSIRDITPLPHNGCRPPKRRRV
- the secY gene encoding preprotein translocase subunit SecY — translated: MKLNESIRNINKIPELRQRILYTLLLLFVYRLGSHITIPGVDAAAIASATTSHSNDLFGLFDLFVGGAFARASIFSLGIMPYISASIIIQLLGAVTPFVQKLQQEGEEGRQKINQYTRYGTVLLAFLQAWGVSVNLSSPSSFGKVVVPDPSIFFTITAIVILTASTVFIMWLGELITERGIGNGISLIIMIGILARFPQSLVAEIQSVSFGSKNWIVEIVIMGLMAAIVAIVVLLTVATRRIPVQHAKRVVGRKVYGGGTQYIPMKVNTAGVMPIIFAQSIMFLPSTFLSFFPESEAMQKIASAFAYDSWWYAIIFGLMIVFFTYFYTAIAFNPKEVADTMRRQGGFIPGVRPGKSTEEFIDNILTRITLPGAIALAVIAVLPTFLTKFGNVTPGFAQFFGGTSLLIIVSVGLDTLQQVESHLMMRHYDGFMKTAKARGRR
- the rpsD gene encoding 30S ribosomal protein S4, translating into MARFRGSITKVSRRLGIALSPKAEKYLERRPYAPGEHGQSRRGKVSEYALQLREKQKMKYLYGVLEKQFRIYYKKAVAQRGVTGDNLVKMLERRFDNVVYRCGFSPSRAGARQLVTHGHMLVNGKKVNIPSFLVSPGDQIEFRQKSRNLDAVADSLNKAAESRIPEWIQVDKANRKAVFLAIPEREAVQEPFNEQLVVELYSK